Proteins from one Gammaproteobacteria bacterium genomic window:
- a CDS encoding glutathione S-transferase family protein: MTIIITAFERSPDGGRGLARDTRVRWALEEVGQAYEVRLVSFGAMKEPAHLVLHPFGQIPTYEEGDLALFETGAIVFHIAERYAGLLPNDVNARARGVMWMFAALNTVELPILDLSYGKFLEGGKVWYEERLPLVKDRVRDRLRQLSAHLGDADWLDGAFSAGDLMMVSVLLRLRSSGILDEFPKLAAYIARGEARPAYRRAFEAQWAVNTRELPSNG, encoded by the coding sequence ATGACCATCATCATCACCGCTTTTGAGCGCTCCCCTGATGGGGGCCGGGGGCTGGCGCGTGACACGCGCGTTCGCTGGGCACTTGAAGAGGTGGGCCAAGCCTACGAGGTCCGCCTCGTTTCGTTCGGCGCGATGAAGGAGCCTGCCCATCTGGTACTGCACCCTTTCGGTCAGATTCCGACCTATGAGGAAGGCGATTTAGCGCTGTTCGAGACGGGTGCGATCGTGTTCCACATCGCCGAGCGCTATGCGGGTTTGCTGCCGAACGATGTCAATGCCAGGGCGCGCGGGGTCATGTGGATGTTTGCTGCGCTCAACACGGTGGAATTGCCGATCCTTGATCTTTCGTATGGCAAATTCCTGGAGGGCGGCAAGGTCTGGTACGAGGAGCGACTACCGCTGGTCAAGGACCGCGTCCGTGATCGCCTGCGGCAACTTTCCGCCCACCTTGGAGACGCCGACTGGCTCGACGGTGCATTCAGTGCGGGTGATTTGATGATGGTTTCGGTGCTGCTCAGGTTGAGGTCGTCGGGCATTCTTGATGAATTCCCCAAGCTTGCCGCCTATATCGCTCGTGGCGAGGCGCGGCCCGCCTACAGGCGGGCATTCGAAGCGCAATGGGCGGTCAACACTCGCGAGCTACCGAGCAACGGGTGA
- a CDS encoding transposase, which yields MVLYRRNRQAGGTYFFTVTLRNRQSNWLTLHIDDLRNAYRKTLKARPFTTVAIVVLPDHLHAVWTLPEGDADYSGRWRSIKAEFTRTQARADRVRRAAATGSYDLWQSRFWEHSIRDEIDLQRHVDYIHFNPVKHGWVERVADWPHSSFHRYVRHGLLPNDWGGNGAIDPGLGEFGE from the coding sequence ATGGTGCTCTATCGCAGAAATCGACAAGCCGGAGGAACGTATTTCTTCACGGTGACTCTGCGCAATCGCCAGTCAAATTGGCTGACCTTACACATTGACGATTTGCGGAACGCGTACCGCAAGACCCTGAAAGCGCGTCCGTTCACGACTGTTGCCATTGTTGTTCTGCCCGATCATCTTCATGCGGTCTGGACGTTGCCCGAGGGTGACGCCGACTATTCGGGGCGTTGGCGATCCATCAAGGCCGAGTTCACACGAACGCAAGCACGTGCGGACCGAGTTCGCCGCGCAGCCGCCACCGGCAGCTATGACTTGTGGCAATCCAGGTTCTGGGAACACAGCATCCGTGACGAGATCGATCTGCAACGACATGTCGACTACATCCACTTCAACCCGGTGAAGCACGGGTGGGTTGAACGGGTCGCCGACTGGCCGCATTCGTCGTTCCATCGCTACGTTCGTCACGGCCTCTTGCCGAACGACTGGGGAGGAAACGGGGCTATCGATCCCGGTCTTGGCGAATTCGGAGAGTGA
- the prpF gene encoding 2-methylaconitate cis-trans isomerase PrpF: MTHKPQIKIPATYMRGGTSKGTFFKLSDLPEHCQVPGEARDKLLLRVVGSPDPYGAHIDGMGGATSSTSKTVILSKSTQPDHDVDYLFGQVGIDKPFVDWSGNCGNLSAAVGPFAISNGLIDPARVPKDGLCEVRIWQANIKKTIVAQVPMTNGEVQETGDFELDGVTFPAAEIQVEFVDPADDGEDGGSIFPTGKLVDDLEVPGVGSLKATMINAGIPTIFINAEAIGYNGTELRDAINNDAKALAMFETIRAYGAVRMGLIKDISEAAQRQHTPKVAFVAPAKTYTSSSGKAVDAGDIDLCVRALSMGKLHHAMMGTAAVAIGTAAAIPGTLVNLAAGGGDREAVRFGHPSGSLKVGAEAKLVDGEWVVKKAIMSRSARVLMSGAVHVPGDAF; this comes from the coding sequence ACAAACTGCTGCTGCGCGTGGTCGGCAGCCCGGACCCCTACGGCGCACACATCGATGGCATGGGCGGGGCCACCTCGTCGACCAGCAAGACCGTGATTCTGTCCAAGAGCACGCAGCCGGATCACGATGTCGACTACCTGTTCGGCCAGGTCGGGATCGACAAGCCCTTTGTCGACTGGAGCGGAAACTGCGGCAATCTGTCCGCCGCCGTGGGACCGTTCGCGATCAGCAACGGCCTGATCGACCCGGCGCGCGTGCCCAAGGATGGCCTGTGCGAGGTCCGCATCTGGCAGGCCAACATCAAGAAAACCATCGTCGCCCAGGTGCCAATGACCAATGGCGAAGTGCAGGAAACCGGTGACTTCGAACTCGACGGCGTCACCTTCCCCGCCGCCGAAATCCAGGTCGAATTCGTCGACCCGGCCGACGACGGTGAGGATGGCGGTTCGATCTTCCCCACCGGAAAACTGGTCGACGATCTGGAAGTGCCCGGCGTCGGCTCGCTCAAGGCAACGATGATCAACGCCGGCATCCCCACGATCTTCATCAACGCCGAGGCCATCGGTTACAACGGCACCGAACTGCGCGACGCGATCAACAACGACGCCAAGGCCCTGGCGATGTTCGAAACCATTCGTGCCTACGGCGCCGTGCGCATGGGCCTGATTAAGGACATTTCAGAAGCCGCCCAGCGCCAGCACACACCCAAGGTCGCCTTCGTCGCACCGGCCAAAACCTACACCAGCTCCAGCGGCAAGGCGGTGGATGCCGGCGATATCGACCTGTGCGTACGCGCGCTATCCATGGGCAAGCTGCACCACGCCATGATGGGCACCGCCGCCGTGGCCATCGGCACCGCCGCCGCGATCCCCGGCACCCTGGTCAACCTCGCCGCCGGCGGCGGTGACCGCGAAGCCGTGCGCTTCGGCCATCCCTCCGGCAGCTTGAAGGTCGGCGCCGAAGCCAAACTCGTCGACGGCGAATGGGTCGTCAAGAAAGCCATCATGTCCCGCTCCGCGCGCGTGCTGATGAGCGGCGCCGTGCATGTGCCGGGTGATGCGTTCTGA